A stretch of Exiguobacterium sp. BMC-KP DNA encodes these proteins:
- a CDS encoding DUF1129 family protein, with product MKLTKANTRLLETVLPRLNLNVAEPDRTEIEDRLRADIYEAQRKQRPFEEIHGVSVEARLDQMIAELPQRHRMETQKRWTRNYVSSILMFIFIEGIDGLFQFALIDYLFFSIIALFLIDAMSQVITAPKLKQVKPRVWIQFVISFILFSTYKALLVTVFPAPDVLIQVSGTPSYIIGIAGLVGLYIYWSKNPLRKRGA from the coding sequence TTGAAATTAACGAAAGCCAACACTCGTCTATTAGAAACTGTTTTACCACGATTGAATCTGAACGTCGCAGAACCAGACCGAACGGAGATCGAAGACCGCCTGCGGGCAGATATTTACGAAGCCCAGCGCAAACAACGACCGTTTGAAGAAATACACGGTGTATCCGTCGAAGCGCGACTTGATCAAATGATCGCTGAGTTACCGCAACGACACCGGATGGAGACGCAAAAGCGCTGGACGCGAAACTACGTCTCATCGATTTTGATGTTCATCTTCATCGAAGGGATCGATGGATTGTTCCAGTTTGCCTTGATCGATTACTTATTCTTCTCGATCATCGCCTTGTTCTTGATCGACGCGATGTCACAAGTCATCACGGCACCAAAACTCAAGCAAGTCAAGCCGAGGGTATGGATTCAATTCGTCATCAGCTTCATTTTATTCTCAACCTACAAGGCACTGCTCGTAACGGTTTTCCCGGCACCTGACGTCTTGATTCAAGTCAGCGGAACGCCGTCTTATATCATCGGTATCGCGGGACTCGTTGGTCTGTATATCTACTGGTCGAAGAATCCGTTACGAAAACGCGGCGCGTAA
- a CDS encoding potassium/proton antiporter, with protein MEEGTILFVAGTLLLIAIITTKFAVRLNVPTLILFVVVGIVAGSDVTGIINFGDFEQARLFGTMALVLILFDGGLHTKWTHFRKILPAALSLATVGVLATTGIIAVVAHVLLDFSWPVSLLIGALVGSTDAAAVFSLLSGRPVDAKVKHTLEAESGTNDPMAVFLTILFTSFALAPESFSIGAGILSFIYEMGLGTVVGLAIGYAVTQLLNRIQLPSSALYPTLLFSGALFSYGLATILHASGFLAVYLTGIWINNHDMIYRETLKRFSGSLSHLAEIGMFIMLGLLVFPKQLLDPRTLFVSAVIVLTLILLARPLAVVLSLLPFRYTFKEQSVITAAGLRGAVPIILATYPLSSGLAEAPLLFNIVFFTVMTSALLQGTALPWIVRRMGLETLPDTTVEPFLKFMTVTHPQAEIIEVQVSAKSVIAGKTLQDIEMPQDVLVVAIIREDEILTPRGQTRVLVDDQLLILTPKQADQDVRRLILSLGL; from the coding sequence ATGGAAGAAGGTACGATTTTATTTGTCGCAGGAACCTTATTACTGATTGCGATCATTACAACGAAGTTTGCCGTCCGATTGAACGTGCCGACATTGATCCTGTTCGTCGTCGTCGGGATCGTCGCTGGTTCTGACGTCACGGGCATCATCAACTTCGGTGATTTCGAGCAAGCCCGTCTCTTTGGGACGATGGCACTCGTCCTGATTCTGTTTGACGGTGGTTTGCATACGAAGTGGACACACTTTCGCAAAATCCTTCCTGCTGCTTTGTCGCTCGCGACCGTTGGCGTCCTCGCGACGACCGGCATCATTGCTGTCGTCGCACATGTTCTCCTCGATTTCTCTTGGCCTGTCTCCCTACTGATCGGAGCGCTCGTCGGCTCAACCGATGCGGCCGCTGTCTTTTCCCTGCTCAGCGGACGACCGGTCGATGCGAAAGTCAAACATACGCTCGAAGCGGAGTCTGGAACAAATGATCCGATGGCCGTCTTCCTGACGATTCTGTTTACGTCATTTGCGTTAGCGCCGGAATCGTTTTCTATCGGTGCTGGTATTCTTTCCTTCATCTACGAGATGGGTCTCGGAACAGTTGTTGGTCTAGCGATTGGATATGCTGTTACGCAGTTATTAAATCGAATCCAGTTGCCGTCGTCTGCCCTTTATCCGACACTCTTGTTTAGCGGTGCCCTCTTCTCGTATGGGCTCGCGACGATCTTACACGCCAGCGGATTTCTCGCTGTCTATCTGACCGGAATCTGGATTAATAACCACGATATGATTTACCGTGAGACGCTCAAGCGATTTAGTGGCAGTTTGTCGCATTTAGCGGAGATTGGCATGTTCATCATGCTTGGGTTGCTCGTCTTCCCAAAACAATTGCTTGATCCACGGACATTGTTCGTCTCGGCTGTCATCGTTCTGACGCTGATTTTGCTCGCTCGTCCACTAGCCGTTGTGTTATCTCTACTACCGTTCCGTTATACGTTCAAAGAACAGAGTGTCATCACGGCAGCCGGTCTACGGGGAGCTGTACCGATCATCCTCGCAACGTATCCGCTCTCCAGTGGTCTCGCAGAAGCACCGCTTCTTTTCAATATCGTCTTCTTTACGGTCATGACGTCTGCTCTTTTGCAAGGAACAGCCTTACCGTGGATCGTTCGTCGGATGGGGCTTGAGACTCTACCCGACACGACGGTCGAACCATTCCTGAAATTCATGACCGTGACCCATCCCCAAGCGGAAATCATCGAAGTCCAGGTTTCAGCCAAAAGTGTGATTGCCGGGAAGACACTGCAAGATATCGAGATGCCGCAAGATGTACTTGTCGTCGCCATCATTCGCGAAGACGAAATCTTGACCCCGCGCGGACAGACGCGTGTCCTAGTAGACGATCAACTGTTAATTTTGACCCCAAAACAAGCGGATCAGGACGTTCGACGATTGATTCTGTCGCTTGGCCTATAG
- a CDS encoding SDR family NAD(P)-dependent oxidoreductase: MNICIVTGANSGMGMVTIQELLERGDRVIATVRSQKKATALVQLLREHGVSHTHLEVEIVQLDQLDSVRQFADRLFEMVGRIDRLILNAGVMVPPYHVTKDGFESQFQVNYLSHFYLIERLLPLLEKGNDPRVISISSLAGEGGLIRTDVELEAIAHVKKEHYSPMRSYRESKLLQMIHMRELAEKHGDRITFVSVHPGIVNTDLFYRGKYGKVMKTLLKPVAQVGYWTGKLYTPEYGAKTALYLATTDEPLDNGGYYADSAPRLSNPIVEDDEYRAQARNLSRRWVELA; encoded by the coding sequence ATGAACATCTGTATCGTCACAGGTGCCAACTCCGGTATGGGGATGGTCACGATTCAAGAGTTATTAGAGCGAGGAGATCGGGTCATCGCTACTGTCCGCTCACAGAAAAAAGCGACGGCGCTCGTCCAACTATTGCGGGAACACGGTGTATCGCATACGCACCTAGAAGTCGAAATCGTGCAACTGGATCAACTTGATTCTGTCCGTCAATTCGCGGACCGACTATTCGAGATGGTCGGTCGGATCGACCGGTTAATTCTGAACGCCGGCGTCATGGTGCCTCCGTATCACGTCACGAAGGATGGATTCGAATCACAATTTCAAGTCAATTATTTGAGTCACTTCTATTTAATCGAACGCCTATTGCCGTTACTGGAAAAAGGGAACGATCCCCGCGTCATCTCGATTTCGTCGCTTGCTGGTGAAGGGGGCTTGATTCGGACCGATGTCGAGCTTGAAGCAATCGCTCACGTCAAAAAAGAACATTACAGTCCGATGCGATCGTACCGGGAATCAAAACTCTTGCAGATGATTCATATGCGTGAACTTGCTGAAAAACATGGTGATCGAATCACATTCGTCAGCGTGCACCCGGGGATCGTCAATACGGACCTGTTCTACCGCGGCAAGTACGGCAAGGTGATGAAGACGTTACTCAAACCAGTCGCACAAGTCGGATACTGGACCGGAAAACTTTATACACCGGAATACGGTGCAAAGACGGCACTGTATCTGGCAACAACTGATGAACCGCTTGATAACGGCGGCTATTATGCCGACTCCGCACCCCGTCTTAGCAATCCGATCGTTGAGGATGACGAGTACCGGGCACAAGCTCGAAATCTATCACGACGTTGGGTCGAACTCGCCTAA
- a CDS encoding GNAT family N-acetyltransferase translates to MIRQATSKDVRNIATLLEQKALSLKASGSSQWSAYLEQDIKQLVARDLEAGRLYVFEDQNELLGSVALLPSLEWDQSLWDDVEGLYIHRIVVSDRAKGRGVGRKLLEHAITVTEDEGEILRLDCLATNEFLNAYYASFGFVHQGTRDGFSIYEYERIEATA, encoded by the coding sequence ATGATACGACAAGCTACATCAAAAGACGTTCGAAACATCGCAACCCTACTTGAGCAAAAAGCGCTCTCACTCAAAGCCAGTGGCAGTAGCCAGTGGTCTGCTTATCTTGAACAAGACATCAAGCAACTCGTCGCGCGAGATTTAGAAGCAGGTCGCCTATATGTCTTTGAGGATCAGAACGAGCTGCTTGGTTCCGTTGCCCTGCTTCCTTCGCTCGAATGGGATCAATCCTTGTGGGATGATGTAGAAGGTCTGTATATTCATCGAATCGTTGTCAGTGACCGCGCAAAAGGACGTGGGGTCGGACGGAAACTACTGGAGCACGCGATTACTGTAACAGAGGACGAAGGCGAAATCCTTCGACTCGACTGCCTCGCGACGAACGAGTTTCTCAATGCCTATTACGCGTCCTTCGGATTCGTTCACCAAGGAACACGTGACGGCTTCTCGATTTACGAGTATGAACGCATCGAAGCGACTGCTTGA
- a CDS encoding oxidoreductase has protein sequence MRLNIGFIGFGKSTTRYHLPYVMIEDNYHVTWIYNRKEKPELFASYQDRLPDARFTTDLSEMLADPKLDVVVINTPPATHFEYALRALQHQKHVLVEKPFTVTEEETQRLFAEAATQGVKILAYQNRRYDSDFQVVAQIIRSGKLGRLVEVVSHFDLFRPEAASADARHENGALYGLGVHTLDQIIALFGKPDKVAFDVRSVRLPNNPDDAFAIDLYYQDLKVSVRTSHVALAPAPRWMLHGTNGTFIKQHVDRQELDLKANYFPGEEGFGEDSEDDYGRLIYHDEHGHLQDVRIPSPVGDYGKLYRAFYRSIVEDAPLPVKEEDTLFVSHLLEQAFAQPSPYILTVKN, from the coding sequence ATGCGACTGAATATCGGCTTCATCGGCTTTGGCAAAAGCACGACCCGTTACCATCTACCGTACGTGATGATTGAGGATAACTATCACGTCACCTGGATTTACAATCGGAAGGAAAAACCGGAGCTGTTCGCATCCTACCAGGATCGACTGCCGGACGCCCGTTTTACGACGGACCTCTCCGAGATGCTTGCTGACCCAAAACTTGACGTTGTCGTCATCAATACACCACCGGCGACTCATTTTGAGTATGCGTTACGCGCGTTGCAACATCAAAAACATGTCCTCGTCGAAAAACCGTTTACCGTGACGGAAGAAGAGACGCAACGTTTATTTGCGGAAGCAGCTACGCAAGGCGTTAAAATTCTCGCGTATCAAAATCGGCGTTACGATAGCGACTTCCAAGTCGTAGCCCAAATCATCCGTTCTGGAAAACTCGGTCGTCTCGTTGAAGTCGTCTCGCATTTTGACTTATTCCGACCGGAAGCAGCATCAGCGGACGCTCGTCATGAGAATGGAGCGCTCTACGGGCTTGGCGTCCATACGCTCGACCAAATCATCGCCCTATTCGGAAAACCGGATAAGGTCGCTTTTGACGTGCGCAGTGTTCGACTGCCGAATAATCCAGACGATGCGTTTGCAATCGATCTCTATTACCAGGATCTGAAGGTGAGCGTCCGGACGAGTCACGTCGCACTCGCTCCGGCACCCCGCTGGATGCTGCACGGGACGAACGGGACATTCATCAAACAACACGTCGACCGACAAGAACTTGATCTAAAAGCGAACTACTTCCCAGGGGAAGAAGGATTCGGTGAGGATTCCGAAGACGATTATGGTCGTCTAATCTATCACGACGAACATGGTCACTTACAAGATGTCCGGATTCCAAGTCCCGTCGGTGATTATGGCAAGCTGTATCGCGCGTTTTATCGTAGTATCGTCGAAGATGCTCCACTTCCGGTCAAGGAAGAGGATACGTTGTTCGTTTCCCATCTGCTTGAACAAGCTTTTGCGCAACCGTCACCATATATCTTAACGGTTAAAAATTAA
- a CDS encoding C39 family peptidase — translation MKRFISTFLVALIIVGVLSPSLIAEAATKLTVTTDVLRVREKPSTSSKILGKIYKGNVYTSKGTSGSWYKISYKSRTGYIHKDYVKSSSSKYTSTGTKYTTVGTLNVRTGAGTKYKVVGQLNKGVAVATYGTSGSWTRILYKGSYRYISTQYVSKSKPSTSTKKLNVPYYNQYSLGYPSGCEFVSLKMALEYKKKAVSAASLYNQMPKSMKNATYKNGKYYWADPEKMFTGNPAGTLDYYKNWGIYPKGILPLAKKYRSGAVDISKQGVSKIESEIRSGNPVIVWATVDFKNPYGYFSWTKPDGKKFTGYRNYHVMLVTGVSSGAFYVSDPYRGKYSVSRSQFTSVFNQTGQYALSVR, via the coding sequence ATGAAACGTTTTATTTCTACATTCTTGGTTGCACTTATCATCGTTGGCGTACTCAGTCCTTCGTTGATTGCTGAAGCGGCGACAAAATTGACGGTAACGACGGATGTCCTACGCGTCCGTGAAAAACCATCGACGTCGAGTAAAATACTCGGAAAGATTTACAAAGGCAACGTCTACACATCAAAAGGAACATCTGGCAGCTGGTATAAAATCAGCTACAAATCCCGCACTGGCTACATACACAAAGATTATGTCAAATCGTCTTCGTCGAAATACACGTCAACGGGTACGAAGTATACGACAGTCGGAACGCTTAACGTCCGGACGGGAGCAGGAACGAAGTATAAGGTAGTAGGGCAATTGAATAAAGGTGTTGCTGTCGCGACATATGGGACGTCAGGTAGCTGGACACGGATTCTTTATAAGGGAAGCTATCGTTATATCTCGACGCAATACGTGTCGAAGTCAAAACCATCAACATCAACGAAGAAGTTGAATGTCCCGTATTATAACCAATATTCACTTGGTTATCCGTCGGGTTGTGAGTTCGTCTCGTTGAAGATGGCACTCGAATACAAGAAAAAGGCGGTTTCTGCTGCGTCGCTTTACAATCAGATGCCAAAGAGCATGAAAAATGCGACATATAAGAACGGAAAATACTACTGGGCAGATCCTGAAAAAATGTTCACAGGAAATCCAGCTGGCACACTCGATTATTATAAGAACTGGGGCATCTATCCGAAAGGAATCTTACCACTCGCAAAAAAATACCGCAGTGGTGCTGTTGATATCTCAAAACAAGGTGTTTCAAAGATTGAAAGTGAAATTCGTAGCGGGAATCCGGTCATCGTTTGGGCAACCGTTGACTTCAAGAATCCATACGGCTACTTCTCTTGGACTAAACCTGATGGTAAGAAATTCACGGGCTATCGCAACTATCACGTCATGCTCGTAACAGGTGTTTCAAGCGGCGCGTTTTACGTCTCGGATCCATACCGTGGCAAGTACAGCGTTAGCCGTTCACAGTTCACGTCCGTTTTCAATCAAACAGGACAATATGCACTATCTGTTCGCTAA
- a CDS encoding DUF2339 domain-containing protein, with the protein MEDPRITRLEQEVAALRQRVAKLEDQHVAPVAPEPIEPASSIERPKPRPAYTKRKPVVPQPTIKEKRSREEWEQVIATVWLPRIGAIFAALGALFLFSYASVAGLISPPVRIGSGVLIGLLVIALGEYQYEKKRRELGVGLVATGTIVSLAALFAGMALYQFYPPSLAFLLELVVVFIAYGLMLWMRSQALLVLVSITGFLLPYLQLSDDPNLPLFLLYEVVLFAAIFFAVDRLKAKKAFVFAWVIFTIALAFGLLSLTLSWYDYDAPRLDEWSVLLATLFGYGATSFVGRRIQFQPNVPSWLAGGVVILALLILDWSFGALAAILFAGIAYFLAERLKDPAQNGVGHIALLAAVLLIPADELSWTYQLRYLLIAGLIAAFWFVPRARMPHQRLFNVGLYVIFIFSAVADYETYQRLGLSYALTVLAMILASTAFVLLLVRTHHDPVWKGAWQLVLVLAAIGVFTTYTLIIMELPFYRGLEETARSTTLSAAYIVLALVLVAIGRMRTSSTWRLSGLLLLTVSAVKLLLFDLSFLSLFQKAFVFIGFGIVTFIISRTYFKKRKEKV; encoded by the coding sequence ATGGAAGATCCACGGATCACGCGTCTCGAACAGGAGGTCGCAGCGTTACGACAACGGGTTGCGAAGCTTGAAGATCAGCATGTCGCTCCCGTCGCACCTGAACCAATCGAACCAGCGTCAAGTATCGAACGCCCGAAACCACGTCCTGCTTATACGAAACGAAAACCAGTCGTCCCTCAGCCGACAATAAAAGAAAAACGATCGCGCGAAGAATGGGAACAGGTCATTGCGACCGTCTGGTTACCACGCATTGGAGCGATATTCGCAGCGCTCGGTGCCTTGTTTCTCTTCTCTTATGCATCCGTTGCCGGTTTGATCAGCCCACCAGTCCGAATCGGGAGTGGGGTATTGATCGGTCTACTCGTCATCGCTCTTGGAGAATATCAGTATGAGAAAAAACGGCGCGAGCTCGGCGTCGGACTCGTCGCGACTGGAACGATTGTCTCCTTAGCAGCATTATTTGCTGGAATGGCCTTATATCAATTTTATCCACCATCTTTAGCTTTTTTACTTGAGCTCGTCGTCGTCTTCATTGCGTACGGATTAATGCTCTGGATGCGGTCGCAAGCCTTGTTAGTCCTTGTGTCCATCACTGGCTTCTTATTACCGTATCTACAACTATCGGACGACCCGAATTTACCGCTCTTCTTACTATACGAAGTCGTCCTTTTCGCAGCGATCTTCTTCGCCGTTGATCGACTGAAAGCAAAGAAGGCGTTCGTGTTTGCTTGGGTCATCTTTACGATTGCACTCGCGTTTGGTCTACTGTCGTTGACGCTCTCTTGGTACGACTATGATGCACCGCGCCTTGATGAATGGTCGGTATTGCTCGCGACACTCTTTGGTTACGGTGCGACTTCATTTGTCGGAAGACGCATCCAGTTTCAACCGAACGTTCCAAGCTGGCTGGCTGGAGGTGTCGTCATCCTGGCGTTACTGATTCTCGATTGGTCGTTCGGAGCACTTGCAGCGATTCTGTTCGCTGGCATTGCCTACTTCCTTGCTGAACGGTTGAAGGATCCCGCCCAAAACGGAGTCGGGCACATTGCTTTACTAGCTGCTGTCCTGTTGATTCCAGCCGATGAACTTAGCTGGACGTATCAATTGCGTTATCTTCTAATTGCCGGCTTGATTGCTGCATTTTGGTTTGTTCCGCGTGCACGAATGCCGCATCAACGATTGTTCAACGTCGGCTTGTACGTCATCTTCATTTTCTCGGCTGTCGCCGACTATGAAACCTATCAACGACTCGGTCTTTCGTATGCGTTGACGGTGCTCGCGATGATTCTTGCTTCGACGGCATTCGTCTTACTTCTCGTTCGGACGCATCATGACCCTGTCTGGAAGGGGGCGTGGCAACTCGTACTCGTCTTAGCTGCGATTGGCGTCTTTACGACCTATACGTTGATCATCATGGAACTACCGTTCTATCGTGGTCTTGAGGAAACGGCGCGCAGTACGACATTGTCCGCTGCCTATATCGTCCTGGCACTCGTACTCGTTGCCATCGGACGCATGCGGACATCGTCGACGTGGCGGCTGTCCGGGTTATTGTTACTGACGGTCAGTGCCGTCAAACTCTTGCTGTTCGATTTGTCGTTCCTAAGTTTGTTCCAAAAAGCGTTCGTCTTCATTGGCTTCGGAATCGTTACGTTCATCATTTCACGGACGTACTTCAAAAAACGAAAAGAAAAAGTCTGA
- the efeO gene encoding iron uptake system protein EfeO, producing MKQALLMTGALTIVLAGCSEAKQAETPAPKKPNFDQVVTDYRTYAINEIDTFVRETEKFTDAVQAGKLEEAKALYAPTRMYYERAEPIAEVFGDLDPKIDARAGDVKASEWGGYHRIEQGLFEKGTTKGYEAYAKQLMKDVHLLRAKVETVDVTPELLVTGATDLLNEVSTSKVTGEEDRYSHTDLYDFAANVEGAEKIYELLNPALQKQDAALSKEIAARFKDVHALLDAKKKGDGYVLYTSLSKQDVKQMSVAINELAEPLSKMGIVLEG from the coding sequence ATGAAACAAGCATTACTGATGACAGGGGCACTCACGATTGTTTTAGCGGGTTGTAGCGAAGCAAAACAAGCGGAGACACCGGCACCGAAAAAACCGAATTTCGATCAGGTCGTCACCGATTACCGAACGTATGCGATTAATGAAATCGATACATTTGTCCGTGAAACAGAAAAATTCACCGATGCTGTTCAAGCTGGCAAGTTAGAAGAGGCAAAAGCGTTGTACGCGCCAACGCGGATGTACTACGAACGTGCAGAACCGATTGCAGAAGTGTTCGGAGACCTCGATCCAAAAATCGACGCCCGAGCAGGCGACGTCAAAGCTTCTGAATGGGGTGGCTATCACCGGATTGAGCAAGGATTATTCGAAAAGGGAACGACAAAAGGATATGAAGCGTACGCGAAACAATTGATGAAAGACGTCCATTTACTACGAGCAAAGGTCGAGACGGTCGACGTGACACCAGAATTACTCGTTACCGGGGCGACGGATTTACTCAACGAAGTCTCGACATCCAAAGTGACGGGTGAAGAAGACCGTTATTCGCATACGGACTTATATGACTTCGCAGCAAACGTCGAGGGTGCTGAAAAAATTTACGAGCTACTGAATCCAGCACTTCAGAAACAAGATGCAGCATTATCAAAAGAAATCGCGGCTCGCTTTAAGGATGTCCACGCCTTACTCGACGCCAAGAAAAAGGGTGATGGTTATGTCTTATACACAAGTCTCTCGAAACAAGACGTTAAGCAGATGAGTGTCGCAATCAACGAACTCGCTGAACCGCTCTCGAAGATGGGCATCGTATTGGAGGGATAA
- the efeB gene encoding iron uptake transporter deferrochelatase/peroxidase subunit, with protein sequence MKPLQEGVTRRDVLKVAGLTSLGAALYASGLEKFLPRTLTVEASDQEPFYGTYQAGILTPPQNHVQVVAFDIKTERRDELVDLLKRWTRLCARLAAGLPYGDSDSRYVPPEDTGEADGLSAGHLTFTFGCGPSLFDGRFGIGHKRPDALQPLPTFDLDRLDEKWSGGDLVVQVCGDDAQVVFHAIRNLVRVGRGTVAMRWSQAGFQRSKAADASGGTPRNLFGFKDGTGNPDVSKKQVRKDALFCQWQDGTPWLTNGSFLVVRRIQMHLEVWDRTILKEQERTFGRERASGAPLGSKDEFASVTPAKRQARGEAALPTDSHTAVAHGDGKTAILRRSYSYQDGIDEKTGALDAGLLFLSYQRSPKQFIEIQRRLAAQDRLNEYITHRGSAIFACFGGISKGGYIGDALFA encoded by the coding sequence ATGAAACCACTACAAGAAGGCGTCACGCGGCGTGATGTCCTAAAAGTCGCCGGATTGACAAGTCTCGGTGCTGCTCTGTACGCCAGTGGTCTTGAGAAATTTCTTCCTCGAACGTTGACCGTAGAAGCGAGTGATCAAGAGCCGTTTTACGGGACGTACCAAGCAGGAATTCTAACGCCACCACAAAATCATGTCCAAGTCGTGGCGTTTGATATCAAGACGGAGCGACGCGATGAACTCGTTGATTTACTAAAACGCTGGACGCGGTTATGTGCCCGACTTGCGGCCGGGTTACCTTACGGAGATTCTGACTCCCGTTATGTCCCACCGGAAGACACAGGAGAGGCGGACGGATTATCTGCCGGTCACTTGACGTTTACGTTCGGTTGCGGCCCGAGTCTATTTGACGGTCGTTTCGGAATCGGACATAAGCGACCGGACGCCCTCCAACCGTTGCCAACGTTTGATCTTGACCGCTTAGACGAAAAATGGAGCGGAGGCGATCTTGTCGTCCAAGTGTGTGGGGACGATGCTCAAGTCGTCTTCCATGCAATTCGTAATCTCGTTCGTGTTGGTCGCGGAACAGTCGCGATGCGCTGGTCCCAAGCTGGCTTCCAGCGTAGTAAAGCAGCAGATGCGTCTGGCGGCACACCGCGCAATCTGTTTGGCTTTAAGGACGGGACCGGTAATCCCGACGTCTCAAAGAAACAGGTCCGTAAAGACGCTCTCTTTTGCCAGTGGCAGGACGGGACACCGTGGCTGACTAACGGATCATTTCTCGTTGTTCGACGAATTCAGATGCATCTTGAAGTCTGGGACCGGACGATTTTGAAAGAACAGGAACGGACCTTCGGACGCGAACGCGCTTCCGGGGCACCACTTGGTTCAAAGGATGAGTTCGCTTCTGTTACACCAGCGAAACGGCAGGCGCGTGGCGAAGCTGCCTTACCGACGGATTCCCATACAGCCGTTGCGCACGGTGACGGGAAGACAGCGATTTTACGCCGTTCCTACTCGTATCAGGACGGAATCGATGAAAAAACGGGCGCCCTCGACGCGGGGCTACTCTTTTTGTCATATCAGCGGTCGCCGAAACAATTCATCGAGATTCAACGCCGGCTTGCCGCGCAAGATCGACTGAATGAATACATTACGCACCGGGGGAGCGCTATCTTTGCTTGCTTTGGTGGAATCTCGAAAGGAGGCTACATTGGTGATGCGTTATTTGCGTAA